One genomic window of Deinococcus peraridilitoris DSM 19664 includes the following:
- a CDS encoding DUF2933 domain-containing protein, translating to MNIFKKCLNWKVMVGLAVVAAGLFVLVSPAVAVAALPFLVAAICPLSMLLMMKGMGKMQQNAQANAAAAGSAGTTQNSCCAPGKTLSREEQIAQLHVQLQDMQSQQERLTAQLRELNSPRQETALATPVAMAIGRE from the coding sequence ATGAATATCTTCAAGAAATGCCTGAACTGGAAAGTCATGGTCGGACTCGCGGTGGTCGCCGCCGGACTGTTCGTCCTCGTCTCCCCGGCAGTGGCCGTGGCTGCACTGCCGTTCCTGGTGGCCGCCATCTGCCCCCTGTCGATGCTGCTGATGATGAAAGGCATGGGGAAAATGCAGCAGAACGCGCAAGCCAACGCTGCCGCTGCCGGATCAGCAGGCACCACGCAGAACTCCTGCTGCGCGCCCGGCAAGACCCTTTCCAGGGAAGAGCAGATCGCGCAGCTGCACGTGCAGTTGCAGGACATGCAGTCACAACAGGAGCGCCTCACCGCGCAACTCCGTGAGTTGAACAGCCCCAGGCAAGAAACCGCCCTTGCCACGCCGGTGGCCATGGCCATCGGACGGGAGTAA
- a CDS encoding WD40/YVTN/BNR-like repeat-containing protein has product MTTKNTKRQGSIRPPKNNKLLLGVLAITVVGITGGAVWVASSEDPGSTSSVGVLGGDYHALRVLPDGKLLYGEHAGVSISEDGGRTWSESNGIGDAMAISTSPVVPEKIVMAGHDVFNVSEDGGETWRKVSFGNLPGTDIHGFTVAPSKPHVWYANIAGRGLYRSENAQDWQFLSSGTASAMSLAAGPGETPRLYALTMNQGLIVSDDGVRWMTASEAPPAAAAGLDVHPVSGNVYIAGPNGVARSENKGATWQDLSFPEGARLVTADPQDEQQLFAVGESGRVQRSTDGGSTWIK; this is encoded by the coding sequence ATGACGACGAAGAACACCAAGCGCCAGGGGAGCATTAGGCCGCCGAAGAACAACAAGTTACTTCTCGGCGTCCTCGCCATCACCGTCGTCGGCATTACCGGCGGTGCTGTCTGGGTGGCAAGCAGTGAAGACCCCGGCTCGACTTCCAGTGTCGGGGTACTCGGCGGGGATTATCACGCCCTGCGCGTCCTTCCTGACGGGAAGCTGCTGTATGGCGAGCACGCGGGAGTCTCGATCAGCGAGGACGGCGGCCGCACTTGGAGCGAATCGAACGGGATCGGTGACGCGATGGCCATCAGCACCTCCCCGGTGGTGCCCGAGAAGATCGTGATGGCCGGACATGATGTCTTCAACGTCAGTGAGGACGGCGGGGAGACGTGGCGGAAAGTGAGCTTCGGGAACCTGCCCGGCACCGACATTCACGGCTTCACGGTCGCGCCGAGCAAGCCGCACGTGTGGTACGCGAACATCGCGGGTCGCGGCTTGTACCGCAGTGAGAACGCGCAGGACTGGCAGTTCTTGTCGTCTGGTACAGCGAGCGCGATGTCGCTCGCCGCTGGTCCCGGCGAGACGCCACGCCTGTATGCTCTGACCATGAACCAGGGCCTGATCGTGTCCGATGACGGTGTCCGCTGGATGACCGCCAGCGAAGCTCCACCTGCCGCTGCGGCTGGGCTTGATGTTCACCCGGTCAGTGGCAACGTGTACATCGCCGGCCCGAACGGCGTGGCACGCTCAGAGAACAAGGGAGCCACCTGGCAGGACCTGTCCTTCCCGGAAGGTGCGCGGCTGGTGACGGCAGACCCGCAGGACGAGCAGCAACTCT